One window of Cupriavidus oxalaticus genomic DNA carries:
- a CDS encoding acyl-CoA thioesterase, with protein MNDLSHQLSMTVLMTPDMANFSGNVHGGTILKYLDMVAYACASRYAGRYVVTLSVDQVVFRQPIHVGELVTFLASVNFTGRSSMEIGIKVVTENIRSKLVRHTNSCYFTMVAVDDNGAPAEVPPLEPRDEVERQRFAAAQQRRALRQEMEKRHGDIKSSVT; from the coding sequence ATGAACGACCTGTCCCACCAGCTTTCCATGACCGTGCTGATGACGCCGGACATGGCCAATTTCTCCGGCAACGTCCACGGCGGTACCATCCTGAAGTACCTGGACATGGTCGCGTATGCCTGCGCCAGCCGCTATGCGGGCCGCTACGTGGTGACGCTGTCGGTTGACCAGGTGGTGTTCCGCCAGCCCATCCACGTGGGCGAGCTGGTGACCTTCCTGGCCTCGGTCAACTTTACCGGCCGCAGCTCGATGGAGATCGGCATCAAGGTCGTGACCGAGAATATCCGCAGCAAGCTGGTGCGCCACACCAACAGCTGCTACTTCACCATGGTGGCGGTCGACGACAACGGCGCCCCGGCGGAAGTGCCGCCGCTTGAGCCGCGCGATGAAGTCGAGCGCCAGCGCTTTGCCGCCGCCCAGCAGCGCCGTGCACTGCGCCAGGAAATGGAAAAGCGCCACGGCGACATCAAGTCGTCGGTGACCTGA
- a CDS encoding 5-carboxymethyl-2-hydroxymuconate Delta-isomerase: MPHLVIELTENTRLNCSQEELLDEANAALLASGQFQEADIKSRCITLSTYRQGVDAAERAFVHARLSILDGRDTAVRQALGQAVCDVIADAVRTGVDGGQSVQVSVEVCEMQRATFAKQVIG; this comes from the coding sequence ATGCCCCACCTCGTCATCGAACTCACGGAAAACACCCGCCTGAACTGCTCGCAGGAAGAGTTGCTCGACGAAGCCAACGCCGCGCTGCTGGCATCGGGGCAGTTCCAGGAGGCCGATATCAAGTCGCGCTGCATCACGCTGTCGACTTACCGCCAGGGCGTGGATGCCGCGGAACGCGCGTTCGTCCATGCGCGCCTGTCGATCCTCGATGGCCGCGACACTGCCGTGCGCCAGGCGCTGGGCCAGGCCGTCTGCGACGTGATCGCCGACGCCGTGCGCACGGGCGTGGACGGTGGCCAGTCGGTGCAGGTATCGGTGGAAGTGTGCGAGATGCAGCGCGCCACCTTCGCCAAGCAGGTCATTGGCTGA
- a CDS encoding ATP-binding protein, producing MLGNLLDNAGQWARTRVRVTLREAGGELEIAVEDDGPGMPPEARELATARFGRLDEAAAGSGLGLVIATEIAAMYEGSLTLATSPLGGLSARLRLPAGLP from the coding sequence ATGCTCGGCAACCTGCTCGACAACGCCGGCCAGTGGGCGCGCACGCGCGTGCGCGTCACGCTGCGCGAGGCTGGCGGCGAACTGGAAATAGCGGTCGAGGACGATGGGCCGGGCATGCCGCCCGAGGCGCGCGAACTGGCCACCGCCCGCTTCGGCAGGCTGGACGAGGCGGCTGCCGGCAGCGGGCTGGGCCTGGTGATCGCCACCGAGATCGCTGCGATGTACGAAGGCAGCCTGACGCTGGCAACCAGCCCTTTGGGCGGGCTGTCGGCACGTCTGCGCTTGCCGGCAGGCCTGCCCTGA
- a CDS encoding methyl-accepting chemotaxis protein, with the protein MLHVIKSSLPGRRPAFAALGRAASRLNRLPLVARLCAAFALVYLFGAAVGLTGIANLVSIKARTDTLYQQDMHGAMSAERAHSALAALGRAQLALTMATSGAERDTAAAEIDQALARLDTALAGVRQANATQAGPLLEARQRAAELVQGYVALLRKQPLDPLQFDSAVSVEGHFVTEQLQALSQRIEAVRVRQERQAAATVASVASSQLRAQAWMVALLGASLLAAAGLAWIAARSLRAELGGEPRDAAEIARRIAAGDLTATIALHPADRSSMLHHVAGMRDQLAGVLARIHGSAQEIAAASQQIAADNHALSARTQLQASALDAAGASMEALAGRVADAHAQATESSLLADQARTATDAGADVVRQMRGAMDALHGHSRHIAEIVSVIEGIAFQTNILALNAAVEAARAGAAGRGFAVVAQEVRALAQRSADAAREIGGIIGTATHEIGLGARLSGDVVAAMERIATAVQHSHALAGTLCTLADQQAASVQAAAGSVTQLRQTAQQNAALVDELGGQAGRLDHQAAVLAEDVARFRF; encoded by the coding sequence GTGTTGCACGTCATCAAGTCAAGCCTGCCGGGCCGCCGCCCGGCTTTTGCCGCGCTGGGCCGGGCGGCCTCGCGCCTGAACCGCCTGCCGCTGGTCGCACGCCTGTGCGCCGCCTTTGCCCTGGTCTACCTGTTCGGGGCCGCGGTCGGGCTGACCGGTATCGCCAACCTGGTGTCGATCAAGGCGCGCACCGATACCCTCTACCAGCAGGACATGCATGGCGCCATGTCGGCCGAGCGCGCGCATTCGGCGCTGGCCGCACTCGGCCGCGCCCAGCTGGCGCTGACCATGGCCACCAGCGGCGCCGAGCGCGACACCGCCGCCGCCGAGATCGACCAGGCGCTGGCGCGGCTCGACACGGCGCTGGCCGGCGTGCGCCAGGCCAATGCCACGCAGGCCGGACCGCTGCTCGAGGCGCGGCAGCGCGCCGCCGAGCTGGTGCAGGGCTATGTCGCGCTGCTGCGCAAGCAGCCGCTCGATCCGCTCCAGTTTGACAGCGCGGTCTCGGTCGAGGGCCACTTTGTCACCGAGCAATTGCAGGCACTGAGCCAGCGTATCGAGGCGGTGCGCGTGCGGCAGGAGCGGCAGGCCGCCGCCACCGTGGCAAGCGTCGCCAGCAGCCAGCTGCGCGCGCAGGCGTGGATGGTGGCCCTGCTCGGCGCCAGCCTGCTGGCCGCGGCAGGGCTCGCGTGGATCGCCGCGCGCAGCCTGCGGGCCGAGCTGGGCGGCGAGCCGCGCGACGCGGCCGAGATTGCGCGGCGCATTGCCGCCGGCGACCTGACCGCCACGATCGCGCTGCATCCCGCGGATCGCAGCAGCATGCTGCACCACGTGGCGGGCATGCGCGACCAGCTCGCCGGCGTGCTGGCCCGCATTCATGGCTCCGCGCAGGAGATCGCCGCGGCCAGCCAGCAGATCGCCGCCGACAACCACGCCTTGTCGGCCCGCACACAGCTGCAGGCCAGCGCACTCGATGCCGCGGGTGCCAGCATGGAGGCGCTGGCGGGCCGCGTTGCCGACGCACACGCCCAGGCGACCGAATCGAGCCTGCTGGCCGACCAGGCGCGCACCGCCACCGATGCCGGCGCGGATGTGGTGCGGCAGATGCGCGGCGCCATGGACGCGCTGCACGGCCACTCGCGCCATATCGCGGAGATTGTCAGCGTGATCGAGGGCATCGCGTTCCAGACCAATATCCTGGCGCTCAACGCCGCCGTCGAGGCCGCCCGCGCGGGTGCGGCCGGGCGCGGCTTTGCCGTGGTCGCGCAGGAAGTGCGCGCGTTGGCCCAGCGCAGCGCCGATGCCGCGCGCGAGATCGGCGGCATCATCGGCACGGCCACGCATGAAATCGGCCTGGGCGCGCGCCTGAGCGGCGACGTGGTGGCAGCCATGGAGCGTATCGCCACCGCGGTCCAGCACAGCCATGCGCTGGCCGGAACCCTGTGCACGCTGGCCGACCAGCAGGCCGCCAGTGTGCAGGCGGCTGCCGGATCCGTCACGCAGCTGCGCCAGACCGCCCAGCAGAACGCCGCGCTGGTGGATGAGCTGGGCGGACAGGCCGGGCGCCTCGATCACCAGGCCGCGGTTCTGGCCGAGGATGTGGCGCGTTTCCGCTTCTGA
- a CDS encoding SDR family oxidoreductase gives MSLFDLTGKVAIVTGSSRGIGRAIAEQMAVQGAKVVISSRKAEACQEVVDALNARHGAGTAIAVPANISSKEDLQHLVDETNRTFGKIDVLVCNAASNPYYGPMGGVSDDQFRKVLDNNVISNHWLIQMVAPQMIDRKDGSIIIVSSIGGLRGSPTIGVYNISKAADFQLARNLAVEFGPHNVRVNCIAPGLIKTDFARALWEDPERYKQSTQGAPLRRIGEPIEIAGAAVYLASAASSFMTGQALVVDGGVTI, from the coding sequence ATGTCATTGTTCGATCTGACGGGCAAGGTTGCCATCGTCACCGGCTCCTCGCGCGGCATCGGCCGCGCCATCGCCGAGCAGATGGCCGTCCAGGGCGCCAAGGTAGTGATTTCTTCGCGCAAGGCAGAGGCCTGCCAGGAAGTGGTTGACGCGCTCAATGCACGCCATGGCGCCGGCACGGCCATCGCGGTGCCCGCCAATATCTCGTCGAAGGAAGACCTGCAGCACCTGGTCGACGAAACCAACCGGACCTTCGGCAAGATCGACGTACTGGTTTGCAATGCCGCGTCCAACCCGTACTACGGGCCGATGGGCGGCGTCTCGGACGACCAGTTCCGCAAGGTGCTGGACAACAACGTCATTTCCAACCACTGGCTGATCCAGATGGTCGCGCCGCAGATGATCGACCGCAAGGACGGCTCGATCATCATCGTGTCGTCGATCGGCGGCCTGCGCGGCTCGCCGACCATCGGCGTGTACAACATCTCCAAGGCCGCGGATTTCCAGCTGGCGCGCAACCTCGCGGTGGAATTCGGGCCGCACAACGTGCGCGTCAACTGCATCGCGCCGGGCCTGATCAAGACCGACTTCGCGCGCGCGCTGTGGGAAGATCCGGAGCGCTACAAGCAGTCCACGCAGGGCGCCCCGCTGCGCCGCATCGGCGAGCCGATCGAGATTGCCGGCGCGGCCGTGTACCTGGCCTCCGCCGCGAGCAGCTTCATGACCGGCCAGGCGCTGGTGGTCGATGGCGGCGTGACGATCTGA
- a CDS encoding arylamine N-acetyltransferase family protein produces the protein MITLEAAQLDAYCARLGIAAPPSPTLEALDAVLGAQLASIPFENIDPLLRRPVSIDVDAVFDKLVTRGRGGYCFELNTLLAAALAAFGFSVTPLAARVRWGVPDAVETVASHMLLRVEVAHRSYVADVGFGGPTPFRAMALSAPADDDFPYRLASSPPEAAGSAFHSFDLEARGDTGWLKVYRFDLTPQPWIDFGPRNWYVSTHPDSVFLRRLMAARTDGGTRVTLADGDLAERAPDGSVRRQRLETPEAVVQVLDERFGIRLDDALRHELMAALPLLLAANAHA, from the coding sequence ATGATCACGCTAGAAGCCGCCCAACTCGACGCCTATTGCGCGCGGCTGGGCATCGCCGCCCCGCCCTCGCCCACGCTGGAGGCGCTCGACGCCGTGCTCGGCGCGCAGCTGGCCAGCATTCCGTTCGAGAACATCGACCCGCTGCTGCGGCGGCCGGTCAGCATCGATGTCGACGCCGTTTTCGACAAGCTGGTCACGCGCGGGCGCGGCGGCTACTGCTTCGAACTCAACACGCTGCTGGCGGCGGCGCTGGCAGCGTTCGGCTTCAGCGTGACGCCGCTGGCCGCGCGCGTGCGTTGGGGCGTGCCCGATGCGGTCGAGACCGTGGCGTCGCACATGCTGCTGCGCGTGGAAGTGGCGCATCGCAGCTATGTCGCCGATGTCGGCTTCGGCGGACCCACGCCGTTTCGCGCGATGGCGCTGTCCGCGCCTGCCGACGACGACTTCCCCTACCGGCTCGCCAGCTCCCCGCCGGAAGCGGCCGGCAGCGCGTTCCATAGCTTCGACCTGGAGGCGCGTGGCGATACGGGCTGGCTCAAGGTCTACCGCTTCGACCTGACGCCGCAGCCATGGATCGATTTCGGGCCGCGCAACTGGTATGTCTCGACGCATCCGGACAGTGTGTTCCTGCGCCGGCTGATGGCCGCGCGCACCGACGGCGGCACGCGCGTGACGCTGGCCGATGGCGATCTGGCCGAACGCGCGCCGGACGGCAGCGTGCGGCGCCAGCGGCTGGAAACGCCTGAGGCCGTGGTGCAGGTCCTGGACGAACGCTTCGGCATACGGCTCGACGATGCCCTGCGGCACGAACTGATGGCGGCGCTGCCGCTCTTGCTCGCGGCTAACGCGCACGCATGA
- a CDS encoding HU family DNA-binding protein produces the protein MATKAKPTAKTATKPAAKKAAATKAPVKAAAKKAAPAKKAASAAAPVARPLKDTFNKSSLVAHLVAQTELEAKTVKTVLAHLENTIVSALNKKGAGEFTLPGLLKVTAQQVPAKKKRFGKDPFTGEERWFPAKPASVKVKVRPLKKLKDAAA, from the coding sequence ATGGCGACCAAAGCGAAACCGACCGCGAAGACTGCAACCAAGCCCGCTGCCAAGAAGGCCGCGGCAACCAAGGCACCCGTGAAGGCTGCCGCCAAGAAGGCCGCGCCGGCCAAGAAGGCTGCTTCCGCCGCTGCGCCCGTTGCGCGCCCGCTGAAGGACACCTTCAACAAGTCGAGCCTGGTCGCTCACCTGGTAGCCCAGACGGAACTGGAAGCCAAGACCGTGAAGACGGTCCTGGCCCATCTGGAAAACACCATCGTCAGCGCGCTGAACAAGAAGGGCGCTGGTGAATTCACGCTGCCGGGCCTGCTGAAGGTGACGGCACAGCAAGTCCCGGCCAAGAAGAAGCGCTTCGGCAAGGACCCGTTCACCGGTGAAGAGCGTTGGTTCCCGGCCAAGCCGGCCAGCGTCAAGGTGAAGGTGCGCCCGCTGAAGAAGCTGAAGGACGCCGCGGCCTGA
- a CDS encoding class I adenylate-forming enzyme family protein, with translation MSSNPQAAGNWPVMSLAEAHARLTAPGSPFETESRVIRGIPTTVWKHAPATLCDLFRATSAFGDRTFVVYEDERVSYDAFRRAAIALAHALVRDGVRKGDRVALAMRNLPEWPVAFYGALLAGAIVTPLNAWWTGAELEYGLADSGSRVAIVDAERLDRILEHLPGCPSLERVYVSRTGAATGDPRVAALESVIGTSADWAALPQQSPPQVGIDPEDDATIFYTSGTTGKPKGALGTHRNSATVAAAGSFSPLRNLLRRGEPIPAPDPAAPQKAMLLAVPFFHVTGCMAVLNGALATGGKIVLMHRWDALRGMELIERERCTAAGGVPTIAWQILEHPERARFDLSSLENVNYGGAPASPELVRRIGDVFPTAAPGIGWGMTETSSTFTSHSAEEYVLRPDSSGPALPIGEMKVVDGRGQALPPGETGELLVRGANVVRGYWNKPEATAQTFVDGWLRTGDIARLDEEGYVYIVDRMKDMLIRGGENIYCIEVESTLYEHPAVMDAAVVGIAHKTLGEEPAAVVSLKPGMHATEAELQEFVRERLAAFKVPVRILLYREMLPRNANGKILKSNLRKLFDQAA, from the coding sequence ATGTCAAGCAATCCGCAAGCGGCCGGCAACTGGCCGGTCATGTCCCTGGCCGAGGCCCATGCCCGGCTGACCGCGCCCGGCTCGCCGTTCGAGACCGAGTCGCGCGTGATCCGCGGCATCCCCACCACAGTCTGGAAGCACGCACCCGCGACGCTGTGCGACCTGTTCCGCGCGACCAGTGCCTTCGGCGACCGCACCTTCGTGGTCTACGAGGACGAGCGCGTTTCCTACGATGCCTTCCGACGCGCCGCCATCGCGCTGGCGCATGCGCTGGTGCGCGACGGCGTGCGCAAGGGCGACCGCGTGGCGCTGGCGATGCGCAACCTGCCGGAGTGGCCGGTGGCGTTCTACGGCGCGCTGCTCGCGGGCGCGATCGTGACGCCGCTGAACGCGTGGTGGACCGGCGCCGAGCTGGAATACGGCTTGGCCGACTCCGGCAGCCGCGTGGCCATCGTCGATGCCGAGCGGCTCGACCGCATCCTCGAGCATCTGCCCGGCTGCCCGTCGCTGGAACGCGTCTACGTCTCGCGCACCGGCGCTGCGACCGGCGATCCTCGCGTCGCCGCACTGGAAAGCGTGATCGGCACCAGCGCCGACTGGGCCGCGCTGCCGCAGCAATCGCCGCCGCAGGTCGGTATCGACCCCGAGGACGATGCCACCATCTTCTATACCTCCGGCACCACCGGCAAACCCAAGGGGGCACTGGGCACGCACCGCAACTCCGCCACGGTCGCGGCCGCTGGCAGCTTCAGCCCGCTGCGCAACCTGCTGCGCCGCGGCGAGCCGATTCCGGCGCCGGATCCCGCGGCCCCGCAGAAGGCCATGCTGCTGGCGGTGCCGTTCTTCCATGTCACCGGCTGCATGGCGGTGCTCAACGGCGCGCTCGCCACCGGCGGCAAGATCGTGCTGATGCACCGCTGGGACGCGCTGCGCGGCATGGAGCTGATCGAGCGCGAGCGCTGCACCGCCGCCGGCGGCGTGCCCACCATCGCCTGGCAGATCCTCGAGCATCCGGAGCGCGCGCGCTTCGACCTGTCTTCGCTGGAGAACGTCAACTACGGCGGCGCGCCGGCGTCGCCGGAACTGGTGCGGCGCATCGGCGACGTGTTCCCGACGGCCGCGCCCGGCATCGGCTGGGGCATGACCGAAACCTCTTCGACCTTCACCAGCCACAGCGCCGAGGAATACGTGCTGCGGCCCGACAGCAGCGGTCCGGCGCTGCCGATCGGCGAAATGAAGGTGGTCGACGGACGCGGCCAGGCGCTGCCGCCGGGCGAGACCGGCGAACTGCTGGTACGCGGCGCCAACGTCGTGCGCGGCTACTGGAACAAGCCCGAAGCCACGGCGCAGACCTTTGTCGACGGCTGGCTGCGCACCGGCGACATCGCGCGGCTGGACGAGGAAGGCTATGTCTATATCGTCGACCGCATGAAAGACATGCTGATCCGCGGCGGCGAGAACATCTACTGCATCGAGGTGGAAAGCACGCTGTACGAACATCCCGCGGTGATGGACGCAGCGGTGGTCGGCATCGCGCACAAGACGCTGGGCGAGGAACCGGCGGCCGTGGTCAGCCTCAAGCCAGGCATGCACGCAACCGAAGCCGAATTGCAGGAGTTCGTGCGCGAGCGGCTGGCGGCGTTCAAGGTGCCGGTGCGCATCCTGCTCTACCGGGAGATGCTGCCGCGCAATGCCAATGGCAAGATCCTCAAGTCGAACCTGCGCAAGCTGTTCGACCAGGCAGCCTGA
- a CDS encoding response regulator, producing the protein MPILILTARDNWTEKVEGIDAGADDYVAKPFRMEDLPARARHGCAGAAMRPGSDESARRHCHRQRRDGGADLAR; encoded by the coding sequence ATGCCGATTCTGATCCTGACCGCGCGCGACAACTGGACCGAGAAGGTCGAAGGCATCGACGCTGGCGCCGACGACTACGTGGCCAAGCCCTTCCGCATGGAAGACCTGCCGGCGCGCGCACGGCATGGCTGTGCCGGAGCTGCAATGCGGCCCGGTTCGGATGAATCCGCGCGCCGGCACTGTCACCGTCAACGGCGGGACGGTGGTGCTGACCTCGCTCGCTAG
- a CDS encoding HAD domain-containing protein, which yields MAERLIMLDVPGVLYSDRSRARLGGIPDSGTLRDVRFFDPIALGFVRRLFGVAGARVVVSDAWRRGTPAAILQQLDLQIEAMTPAATGGHGAEIAAYFAQAAAPVHYAILSCAAPESMPEAMRDHLVSVDPALGLTLENFQQALSILGVACPSTVMPAPKLDAGLKAKLEQLQQLARENPARFATEQAAQVMREYVHA from the coding sequence ATGGCTGAACGACTGATCATGCTGGACGTGCCCGGCGTCCTGTACTCCGACCGCTCCCGCGCCCGCCTCGGCGGCATTCCGGATTCGGGCACGCTGCGCGATGTCAGGTTCTTCGACCCGATCGCGCTCGGCTTCGTCCGCCGCCTGTTCGGTGTCGCCGGTGCGCGCGTGGTGGTGTCCGATGCCTGGCGTCGCGGCACGCCGGCGGCGATCCTGCAGCAGCTGGACCTGCAGATCGAGGCCATGACCCCGGCCGCCACCGGCGGCCACGGCGCAGAGATCGCCGCTTATTTTGCGCAGGCTGCGGCGCCCGTCCACTACGCGATCCTGTCATGCGCCGCGCCCGAGTCCATGCCGGAAGCCATGCGCGATCACCTGGTCAGCGTCGATCCGGCGCTCGGCCTGACGCTTGAGAACTTCCAGCAGGCGCTCAGCATCCTTGGGGTGGCCTGCCCGTCCACGGTGATGCCCGCGCCCAAGCTCGATGCCGGGCTGAAGGCCAAGCTGGAGCAGCTGCAGCAACTGGCGCGCGAGAACCCGGCGCGCTTCGCCACGGAGCAGGCTGCGCAAGTCATGCGTGAGTACGTCCACGCCTGA
- a CDS encoding CreA family protein → MMKRSCTILALAACAAATGGAHAEEIGSVSTNFRVTGSDKVVIEAYDDPQVEGITCYVSRARTGGIKGQLGMAEDPPEASIACRQVGTIAFKGPLKQQDNVFSERMSVLFKTLHVVRAVDRKRNTLVYLTYSDRIVSGSPQNSVTAVPVPAGTTIPVK, encoded by the coding sequence ATGATGAAGCGATCCTGCACGATCCTGGCCCTGGCCGCCTGCGCGGCGGCCACGGGCGGCGCGCATGCCGAGGAGATCGGCAGCGTCAGCACCAATTTCCGCGTGACCGGCTCCGACAAGGTCGTCATCGAAGCCTATGACGACCCACAGGTCGAGGGCATCACCTGCTACGTGTCGCGGGCCCGCACCGGCGGCATCAAGGGCCAGCTGGGCATGGCAGAAGACCCGCCGGAAGCCTCGATCGCGTGCCGGCAGGTGGGGACCATCGCCTTCAAGGGGCCGCTGAAGCAGCAGGACAACGTCTTTTCCGAGCGCATGTCGGTGCTGTTCAAGACCCTGCATGTGGTGCGCGCGGTCGATCGCAAGCGCAATACGCTGGTCTACCTGACCTATTCGGACCGCATCGTCAGCGGCAGCCCGCAGAACAGCGTGACCGCCGTGCCGGTTCCGGCCGGCACGACGATTCCCGTCAAGTAG
- a CDS encoding Crp/Fnr family transcriptional regulator produces the protein MGSAPPPHRHAPLPARAAPARARPHNSLPEDDPLAAVRAGAWFSHLPPGLRQALLDDGCLRRLVPGETLFARGDRFDGLYCVASGTVQIHASGESGKAALLGLLEPGSWFGEICLFDGLPRTHDARAVSAAALWHVPRAPLERRLAQHPAWWQAFGRLLAARTRLAFDYVEETQLLLPAARIARRLAAIAHGYGNLPARADAVLRVRIPQEQLAQMLGLSRQTVNHALRELEARGLLRLEYGGIELLDLAALEVLN, from the coding sequence ATGGGATCCGCGCCCCCGCCGCACCGCCACGCCCCGCTGCCGGCCCGTGCCGCGCCAGCGCGCGCGCGGCCGCACAACTCGCTGCCGGAGGACGACCCGCTGGCCGCGGTGCGCGCCGGCGCCTGGTTCAGCCACTTGCCGCCGGGGTTGCGCCAGGCACTGCTCGACGACGGCTGCCTGCGCCGGCTGGTGCCCGGCGAGACCTTGTTTGCCCGAGGCGACCGCTTCGACGGCCTGTACTGCGTGGCCAGCGGCACCGTGCAGATCCATGCCAGCGGCGAATCGGGCAAGGCGGCGCTGCTGGGACTGCTCGAGCCCGGCAGCTGGTTCGGCGAGATCTGCCTGTTCGACGGCCTGCCGCGCACGCACGACGCGCGCGCGGTCAGCGCCGCCGCGCTGTGGCACGTGCCGCGCGCGCCGCTGGAGCGGCGCCTGGCGCAGCATCCGGCATGGTGGCAGGCGTTCGGGCGGCTGCTTGCCGCAAGGACGCGCCTGGCCTTCGACTATGTCGAGGAGACACAGCTGCTGCTGCCCGCGGCACGCATTGCCCGGCGCCTGGCCGCGATCGCGCACGGCTACGGCAACCTGCCGGCGCGTGCCGATGCGGTGCTGCGCGTGCGCATCCCGCAGGAACAGCTCGCGCAGATGCTGGGACTGTCGCGCCAGACCGTCAACCACGCCCTGCGCGAACTCGAAGCCCGCGGCCTGCTGCGGCTGGAATACGGCGGTATCGAGCTGCTCGACCTGGCCGCGCTGGAAGTGCTCAACTGA
- a CDS encoding DUF962 domain-containing protein, which yields MKTLIEYLANYAAYHRDSRNIVTHFIGIPMIVLAVTTLLARPAMPLGDGSAHLTPAMLVYILSCLFYLRLSLGFGVAMASILALFLYAGAHIAAMPTAAWLATGAGLFVAGWIIQFIGHYYEGRKPAFVDDLVGLLIGPLFLVAETAFALGLARDTRDAMAARAH from the coding sequence GTGAAAACCCTGATCGAGTACCTGGCCAACTACGCCGCCTACCACCGAGATTCGCGCAATATCGTCACCCATTTCATCGGCATCCCGATGATCGTGCTGGCGGTGACCACGCTGCTGGCGCGGCCGGCCATGCCGCTGGGCGACGGCTCCGCCCACCTGACCCCGGCGATGCTGGTGTATATCCTGTCGTGCCTGTTCTACCTGCGCCTGTCGCTGGGCTTCGGCGTGGCGATGGCGTCGATCCTGGCGCTCTTCCTCTATGCCGGCGCGCACATTGCCGCCATGCCGACCGCTGCGTGGCTGGCCACCGGGGCCGGCCTGTTCGTGGCGGGGTGGATTATCCAGTTCATCGGCCATTACTACGAAGGGCGCAAGCCGGCGTTTGTCGACGACCTGGTGGGCCTGCTGATCGGCCCGCTGTTCCTGGTTGCCGAAACCGCTTTCGCGCTGGGGCTGGCGCGCGACACGCGCGACGCGATGGCGGCACGCGCGCACTGA